The DNA segment GTCATGGCGGATCATGTGAAGGATTCCGCTAGAGCGGTGTTGATCCTATTGAAGTCTAAGTCTATTCCCTCCACCATTTGGGACGGCTTAATCAAAATGTCTAAAAGCTTGGTGGAGTGCGCTTCATCGCTGAGGATGAGCATTGAAAGGCTTGAGGACGATGTTAAGAAGGCGGAGGAGTTTTCGCTGAAAGTAGATGAATGGGAGCATAAGGTTGATGATCAAAACCTAGATTTGAGGAAGCTTTTAATCGAGGGGGCTGGGAAAATCGATCCCGCCACCCTCATAACTCTTAGGGATCTGGTGTTTTCCATGGAGGAGGTGGCGGATAGTTGTGCAGACACCGCCGACTACATACGTGTGTTGATCTCAGGCGGGATGGGCCCCCATTAACCGGGATATAGATTAGAATAGCCCAACTGTGATTACTCTAATTTGGTCTACTGTGTTTTCACACCAATCTGCGACGTATTCTATGGCGTCTAGCAGCTGGCTGATCAATATGGCTTCCCCTGGGTTTATGTTTCCATAATCCATGCTGGGGTAATGCTCCCTAGCTTGCTGGTATAAGCCGTCCACCTCCTCCTCAAGCCTCTCCACTTGGTCAGCTATTTTCAAGGATTCTTCCAGGTCTTCGCTGAGCTTGTCAACGCATCTAGCCACCGCGTTAACGCATTCCCCAACCTTGCCAATCATGCTTAAAACCACGTTCATCAACTCTGATGGTAGCTTATGGATCGGCGCCGACACTAAGATTCTAGCTGCTTCCAAGCTCCAGTCCGCGATCCAGTCGATGAGGCGAACCAAGCGTAGGAGATCGCCTCTATCAGACGGCTCCAACTCGCTTTTAGCCACCTCCAACGTAATTCTTCTCCTAATCGAGTCCGCTTCCCTTTCATGGCTGAACACTAAATTTATGCTGGAGGAAGCCACGTCGACATCTCCTACCGATTTGAATTTAACGGCCTTAGAAAGCTCTTCAAAGCATTTGATTGTTGAGTCCAAATGGTTTCTAGCCAGCTGAATAACGCTGATCCTTTTTCTTCTATCAAGCCAATCCAATATTCTTTTACTCAACCTTTATCGCTTCCATCAAACCTTCCTTCGGATAAAAGTAGATGTGAATTCTTTTCGGATTTAACCTTACACTTACTTTTTCCCCTAATCTAAACCTTACCTTTGATTCGATTGGGGTTCGAATAGTGATCAAATCGTCGTTGATGAGGCGAACCTCAAACCTTGTGATCCCTCCGGTGAACCTCACCCTCTCCACTTCACCGGCAACAACGTTCACATCGCTGCCCGAATATTTTTCAAGCTTCATGAACTCAGGTCTTATCGCCAAGGCGACCCTGTCACCTATTTTAAACCCATCAGCCTCGGCTTTTATCATTAACCCTCCATGAACCTCCACAAAGGTTTCCCCCTTACCTACGTTGACGACAACACCGTCCAAGAAGTTGGCTTCGCCGATGAAGTTGGCTATGTAAGGAGTCTTAGGATGAAGGTACAGGTCTTCTGGCGACCCAACCTGCTCAATCCTGCCCCTCCTCATCACCACAATTTTATCGGAGATCGTCATAGCCTCCTCTTGGTCATGGGTTACATGTATGGCCGTTAAGCCTAGATCCTCCACCAGCTTCCTCAGCTCGTAGCGCAGGATGACCCTTAACTTCGCGTCTAAAGCCCCTAAAGGCTCGTCGAGCAGCAGAAGCTGCGTTCCAGCCGAGAGGGCCCTAGCCAACGCAGCCCTCTGCTGCATGCCTCCGCTAAGCTCCTCGGGATAAGCGTCCTCCCTGCCGCTTAACCTCACCATCTCCAACATTTGCTTCGCGAGCTTTTCAGTATCCTCTTCACTCCAACCCTTCACCGCCGGTCCATAAGTGGTGTTGCCCCATAGATCCATGTGAGGGAACAACGCGTAGTTTTGGAACACGAACCCGACCCCGCGATCTTCTGGAGGAACCTTGGTCACATCTCTGCCGTCGATTAATATCCTTCCTTCATCGGGCTCCACTAACCCCGCTATGAGGCGTAGGGTGGTGGTTTTCCCGCATCCACTGGCCCCCAGCAAGGTGACGTATTCACGGTTTTTCACCGTTAAGCTGATCCTGTCCACTGCCACAACTTTTCCATACCTTTTCGTGACGTCAATTAATTCTACGTCAGGCAATTTGATTCAGACCTCCGCTAACGCTATTTTGAAATCCATTTAAAAACCACCAACAACACCAGCGATATGCCTATCAGATAGGCGGAGGAGAATAGGGCGGCGGGAATGGCTAACGCTTCAACCATGTTGACGACCAAGGTAGGAACCGTGATGTCCTTCCCCATGACGATGAAGGTTGCGCCTGTTTCGCCCAGGGAATGGGTGAAAGAGAGTACGGCGCCGGCTAACACTCCCCTCTTCACCAAGGGCAGCGATATGGTCTCCGCCACGTCGTAGGATGTGGCCCCTAAGGTTCTCGCACTCTCCTCGAACAAGGCGATTTGAGAGCCCTCGTACGCCGCAATGGTGGGCTCAACGATAACGGGAACGGAGAAAACGATATGGGTTAAAATTGTAAGCCATACCCCTGGATTCAGGAGGCTTAAACCTGAGGGCCCCCATAGCAGGAGGACCGATAAACCTAAAGCCGATGTGGGAACAATGAGAGGAATCTTCAGAACCGACCTTATCAATCCTCCAAACCTGTGTTTTTTGATGATGAACGCCAAGGGGACGGCTAAGCAAACGGATATGTATGTGGCGGTTGAAGCGACTGTAAAAGATGTAACCGTAGCCCTTACAAGGGATTTAAAGTAGTTCGGAGGACCGAACAGCTGGTATAAGATTCCGCCAGTGACCTTCCCCGTGTATGGATCTCGACTCCAGTAAGGGATTATGGAGTTCAACACCACAAGCACTGGGATGATCACCGTTATAACTAGGATCGATAAACTGGCCACATCTTTAACGATGTTTAACTTCTTTGAAAACGTTCTCTCAAGTCTAGGAATAACCCTTCTAAGCCCGGAGCCTAGCTCAAGCTTCTTAAACCCCCTAAACCTTAGCCTTGAGCCCATTAAAAGCTCAACAGGCAGAATCAGCGCCCAGGCCACTAATATCAGGAGGCAACCGAGAAAGGAGGCCGGTGCGAACTTAAATTCAAACACCCATCTTACGATAGCAATGGAAGCCGTTGAGTATATTCCGCTCACAACCATCGTGGCCCCGGTTTCCCCTAAGGACCGGGCGAACGCCAACACACTTCCAGAGAAGATGCCTGGGAGGGCAAGGGGCAGCAAAATTTTTCTAAAGGTTGTAAAGGAAGGCGCCCCCAATGTTCTAGACGCGGTTTCATAAACCGGGTTCACCTCTTCCATTTTGGCCTTCACCGTCAGCACAACGTATGGCAACGTGAGTCCAATATGAACCATGAACATTAAGAAGGGAATTTTAAGAAGGGGGATCAGGTAGCCAAGGTTGATGAGCCCTGAGCCCAAACCCAGAAATCCCCCTAAACCAGCTACCGTGGTCCATGTGATCAAGGTGGCGAACCCGAAGCCTGAAGTGGGAATTACCAACGGCAACGTTACGATGTCCTCGAGTAGAGATTTTCCAGCAAACCTTTTCCTAGCCAACATGTACGCCAAGGGGACGCCGAAGATTAAGTCGAACAGCACCGTCAAGGCGGACAGTTTAAAAGAGAACAATAATACCCTTTGGATTTGGATCCAATTCTCATTTCCTATATGGGGGTTCGCGAAAATCTCCAAGTAAATTTCGTTCCATCGAGTAAAGGTGAAGGAGATTAAAAATATCGTGGGCAATAAGACCAAAAACATGAACGCGGTTAAAGAAGAGTAAAGGACAAGGGAATTGAACCATCTTCTAGGCTCAGTTTTAACGACTGTAAGCCATGTCTGCATCCCTATCCTCCTCCTTCGCGTTCCCTTAAACGCCGGGGTTTCGAGCCTTCGCCCAATCTACGAATATGGCTTCCAGCACCTCGCCAAGTGGGGGGTTAAGAACCGGCGTATCGATGCGTGGTTGAACTCCGTTTTCCTCGCTGAACAACTCTTCATCCAAGGGCACGCTTGGATTGGCTGGCCTCAGCCCATACTCTTGGGCCATTCTCTGAACCTCAGGCTTCAACAGATATATTAAGTACTGGGTCGCGGCGAACCTCTGCCAGATCGACACCCACTCTGCGTCTAAGATCACGTAGGGATGGTCGCAGAGGAGAGTCCCCCTCTCAGGGTATATGGCTTTAATGGAGTCTCCCCACTTCTTTTTCGCTTTTAAGGAATTATCTATGACGACGTTCTCATAAACTCCGAAGACGTCGATGGCGTCAGGTCCGTTTTCAGCCGCCCAGCTTCCGAAGAACCCTGTGCTCTCGCCGTAAGCGACTGCGTGGGATTCAATCGCCCTCACAAACTCGACGACTTCTGGTTTTTTCAGATCCTCTACCTTGATTTCATCAGGCCTTTTATTCAACGCCTCAGCGAACTCCAACACGGCTACCATGGCTCCACCGTTCGACAAGAGCGGATCAGGATGACCATATTTGAAGTGAACTCCTTTCTTACTTAGCTCGTAGAGGTCACGGAAGCTGGTAACGTTATATTTTGATAGGAAAGAGCTCCATCCAGCGATGACCACGGGAGATGTGGCCAAGGCCGTCCAATCCTTAGCGATGAGCTCTTCATGGCCCTCACGCATCCACTTGCCGTTTAAATACGGGATCCACAGACTGGAGGCGGGGCTCCAAGCCGTGGGCTTGGCGCTTCCCAAGAGGATTAGGTTCACGGTTTTATGAGAACCCGTTACCGTCAACTTAACCTTAACAGTTATGTTAAACTCGTCTTTAAACCATTCTTCAAAATCAGGGGTCACCCTCTCAATCCACCCCTGCTTCTCGCTGGTGCATAGGAACTCAAACTCTATGTATTCGGGTTTAACCGTGGCGGTGGAGGGTTGAGTAAGGCTAGTGAATATGAATGAGATACCTGAGAATATTAGAAAGCCAATTATTACCCCTGAGATGAGCATTAGGTATCCTCGCCTAGGAAACAAAGGCCTCCTCGACATGCTCCACACCTCTCCAACCATTCACGTTCATCTACGCTCCAAGTTTAATGGGTCATCTCGAAGCCGAGCCTCATTAGCGCAATGTCGCTCACCGTTTCCTCAAAGAATAGCTAACAAGCGCATTTATATCGTTTCACGTCTTATGTTCGCTCTGTTCCTAATCATCTAAGGCTTTTAACGATTGCGGGTTAAACCTCATGCCCCTTTAAACCAGAATTCCACGAAACGTGGACAAGGAGGTTTGAAAGCCGCGTGAAGGGGGTTTTTGAAACCTTAACAGGGACGCTTGGTTAAGGTCAAAGCGAATATACTCCGACTTTGAGCAACGTTCTTGACTCGTGAAAGTTTGATTTCGATTGAGATTACGCGTCTTGTTTCCGCTCCAATCAGCCGCTGGATATCGTAACCCATTAACCCTCTAGGTATTGAGCCACCTTCTTTCTAAGGGTTTCCCTATATTTCCTTAGGTTTTTACTCAAACTTTGATGAGCTGCCTCGAATTTAGACATGGTTTCTCTGAGGTTTTTCAGCGACCTACGCACTTCCATAGGCGCTGATGATCCCCCAGAGCGGCGGTGACTTACACATATGGACGGGTCTATGGCCGATTCCAGCTCTTTGGAAGACATGTGAATCATCCGTCCTAAAACTTCCTGGGAAGCCTTCTCCAAGTCTTCGGGTTTAACGTCTCTTATTCCCTTACCCGAGTTGGCCAGCTTCATAACCATCCTTCCCACTATCATGTGGGATTCTCTGAAGGATATTCCATGCCGCATAGTTAACGCTTCAGCCAAGTCTACCGCTGTGGAAAACCCCTTCTCCACCGCTTCTCTTAGACGATCCCGGTTTATCTTCAAGGTGCTGAACACGCCTTGAAGAACCTTCAAGGATGACTTTGCCGCTTCGAAGCTCACTTTAACCGGGATTTTCGATTCCTGAAGGTCCCTGTTGTAGCCTGAGGGCGTCCCCTTTATCTGAGTCAGGAGGTTAATTAACGCTGAATATACGGTTCCAGCCCTTCCCCTCATCAACTCTAGGGGACAAGGGTTCTTTTTATGAGGCATTACGCTGGATGTAGAAGCGTATTCATCTGCGAGCTCCACATAGCCGTACTCCCATGTCGACCATAGTATCAGGTCTTCCGCCATTCTGGAAAGGTCAGCCATCAGGTTCGCCAGACATGCCACAGCTTCCACAGCGAAGTCTCTGCTTGAAACCGCGTCCAACGAGTTTTCAACCAAACCGTCAAACCCAAGAAGCTTCATGGTTTTAGCCCTATCGATGGGGAAGCTTGTTCCCCCCACGGCGCATGCTCCAAGGGGAGACATGTTCACCCGCTTATAGCAGTCTAGAAGCCTCTCACAGCTCCGGCCAAGGACCTCCATATAGTACGCGTAGTAATGCGCTAGAACTCCTGCCTGCGCGTGCTGTGTATGCGTGTACAACGGCGCCAGGGTGTTGATTTCCTCCAAAGCCCTCGAGTGTAGCGTCCTCATTAAATCGAGGATCAAACCTATCGTTTCGACTATCTCAACCCTCAACTTCATCCTTAGGTCTAAGGCTACCTGATCATTTCTTGAGCGGGCAGTATGCATCCTCCCCCCCTTTTCAATTCCTATGAGAGAGATCACTTGGCTTTCAACGTACTCGTGGATGTCCTCAAACCCGCCTTCCAAAACGGGGTTAGGTTCAAGCAGATTGGCTCTAACCTTCTCCAGGGCCCATAAAATCGCCTTCAACTCCAGCTTCGTGATGATGCCCTGCTCAGACAACATGATGTCATGAGCTTCTGTGCCGTCAATGTCCTCCATCGCCAACCATAAGTCATCTTGGAGAGAGGAAACAAACTTCGCTGTTTCCACCCCATAACCCTTTGTGAGCCTCGACCGATAGACCCCTTCGTAAACCAAGCTGCCAAACACCCTAACTTTAATGCTCAAGAAATCGTTATTAATGTTGACCCTGCCTTAATCGAACCGACCTCACGAGCCTTTGGCTTCACCGTTGACTTCTAATGGATTAATACGCAGTGAAAAACAGGGGATAAAATTGTAGGCGAGAGCTACTATCCGGAGAGCGTTGCCTCCTCTTGAGGGGTTTCGGAGCCTTTTTTGGCATCCTCAAATAAGGTAGAGAGTCATGTGAAAATTATACTTTTAATGAGTGTTAGTAGCCTTTGACTCCAGGGCTTCCCTAAGCTCCATAAGACGTTCACCCATCTTCCTCCAGTCGAAGCTAAGCATTCGCAGCCTGAGACTGCAGACTCGAAGCTCCTTACTTAACTCCTCCACGAATATGCCGTGGTTTCCGTCGACGTTGCATGTTGGACTTCCCGTCCTCCCGATAAACCCTACAACCTCGTATCCTTTGCTTTTATACTCTTTAATCTGCTGGACCGCTTTAACCGCTAACGCATGGCAGTGACGGCGGAATCCTTCGTTGTCGTAGAATTTTCTATCCCGCGCCTTTCTATCCAACCCGTACATTTCCTGTTCAGGGCAAGGAAGTTGAATGACGCCGATTTGATGGGCTTGGATTAAATCCATTATTTCATTTACAATGGCTGGGTAATGGCTTGGACTGCTTGACCCCTCGCAGACGGCGTTCATATTCAATATACAATGGGAGAGAAGTATGACCTTGCCGCTCCTTCCATCTTGGATCATGCTTCACCACAACGCGGTTGAAATCTTCACAGGACCTATTAGCGGTATTCTGCACCCGCATCGGGGACATCTATTCCCGCTCAACCTGTTTTTCAGGACCGTAAAGCCTTGCCTCGCTATCAGGAGGCCACCGCATTCCGGGCAATACGTGTTTTCGTATCGATGGCCTGGAACGTTTCCTAAATAAACGTATTTCAACCCATGTCTGTAGGCCGCTTCCACAGCTCTTTCAAGCGTTTTTACTGGGGTGCTCGGCCTATCCGTCATTTGGTACTCTGGGTGAAAACGAGTAAAGTGTAAGGGAATTTCTTCATCCATTTCACTGAGCCTTGAACAAACCTCCTCTACGGTGGCTTGATTGTCGTTTACCCCTGGAATTATGAGGCATACCACCTCCACATGGAGCCCTAGACTTCGGGCTAGGTTTATGTTTCTCCAAACCTTTTCAACATCCGCTCCACAATACTTCCTCACGGCTTCGCATCCACCTTTCAAGTCGATTTTAACAGCGTCTAATCCAGCGTCTTTAAGCATCTTTAAGGCTTCTGGGGTCATGTACCCATTAGAAACATACGTGTTGTAAAGTCCCCGACTCTTGGCTAGGTGGAAAAGATCTAGGCTGTATTCAAGTTGAAGAGTTGGCTCATTAAAGGAGACAGAGGTCCCGTCGCAACCCCCCTCTAACGCCCTTTCAACCAGCGTCCATGGATTCACATAGTTCCCATCGTTTAAGCTTGGAGGCGTTTTGCTGATTTCATGGTTTTGACACCAGGGACAAGTGAAGTTACAACCCCAACTGCCGATCGTCAAGGCGAGGCTACCAGGCTTATAGTGGAAGAAAGGCTTTTTCTCGATAGGGTTAATGGAAACGCTGGATAGATCACCGTAAATCACCGTGTACAAGCATCCCTTAATGTTCTTCCTCGTTTTGCAGAATCCCCATCCGTCCTCCTTTACGATACATCGCCTCTCGCATGTAAAGCATTGAGCCCTACCGTTCACTAAGCTTTCATATAACCTAGCTTCCCGAACAACCCGTAAACTCGTAATTTCGTGTAGAGAAGGCGACCGTGAAGTTATCCTTTAAATTTTAGCTCGACTCCTATAAAATCGTTTGTTAGAATTTACGGCCAGAGGCCCTTTAAATGAAGGTCAAGTTAAGGTACGGTGAAAGGTTTCTGAACCTTGAGTTGAAAGATGAGAAGATAGTTTTCGACCTAGACATAGCTGACCACCCCTCGATTCAAAACATGGAGGATCGACTTCGGCTCGAGCTGAAGAGGCCTCATTCCTCCCATCCCATCTCGTCGATCGCTGGAGCTGAGTCAAAAGTAGCCTTGCTCGTCGACGACCTTACACGACCAACCCCCCAGAGTATCCTTCTCCCCATAATTCTAGGAGAGTTGGAAAAGGCTGGAGTTAAGAGTCATAACGTTAAGGTGATCGTCGCTTTGGGAACTCATAGACCTATGAGCAGTCAAGAGATCGAAGACAGGTTCGGAGAGGTGGCTGAGAAATATGAGGTTGTGAACCATGACCCCAAGGATTCGAAGGCGTTAACGAACATCGGTGCCACAGGTAAAGGCTTCCCGATCATGATTAACCGAGAATTATGGGAGGCGAACCTAACGATCGGTGTCGGTAACATCGTCCCCCATATGTACGCTGGGTGGGCTGGAGGGGGGAAAATCGTGCTTCCCGGGGTTTCTGGAGAGCA comes from the Candidatus Bathyarchaeia archaeon genome and includes:
- a CDS encoding substrate-binding domain-containing protein — translated: MSRRPLFPRRGYLMLISGVIIGFLIFSGISFIFTSLTQPSTATVKPEYIEFEFLCTSEKQGWIERVTPDFEEWFKDEFNITVKVKLTVTGSHKTVNLILLGSAKPTAWSPASSLWIPYLNGKWMREGHEELIAKDWTALATSPVVIAGWSSFLSKYNVTSFRDLYELSKKGVHFKYGHPDPLLSNGGAMVAVLEFAEALNKRPDEIKVEDLKKPEVVEFVRAIESHAVAYGESTGFFGSWAAENGPDAIDVFGVYENVVIDNSLKAKKKWGDSIKAIYPERGTLLCDHPYVILDAEWVSIWQRFAATQYLIYLLKPEVQRMAQEYGLRPANPSVPLDEELFSEENGVQPRIDTPVLNPPLGEVLEAIFVDWAKARNPGV
- a CDS encoding DUF47 family protein, with product MSKRILDWLDRRKRISVIQLARNHLDSTIKCFEELSKAVKFKSVGDVDVASSSINLVFSHEREADSIRRRITLEVAKSELEPSDRGDLLRLVRLIDWIADWSLEAARILVSAPIHKLPSELMNVVLSMIGKVGECVNAVARCVDKLSEDLEESLKIADQVERLEEEVDGLYQQAREHYPSMDYGNINPGEAILISQLLDAIEYVADWCENTVDQIRVITVGLF
- the amrS gene encoding AmmeMemoRadiSam system radical SAM enzyme; this translates as MTSRSPSLHEITSLRVVREARLYESLVNGRAQCFTCERRCIVKEDGWGFCKTRKNIKGCLYTVIYGDLSSVSINPIEKKPFFHYKPGSLALTIGSWGCNFTCPWCQNHEISKTPPSLNDGNYVNPWTLVERALEGGCDGTSVSFNEPTLQLEYSLDLFHLAKSRGLYNTYVSNGYMTPEALKMLKDAGLDAVKIDLKGGCEAVRKYCGADVEKVWRNINLARSLGLHVEVVCLIIPGVNDNQATVEEVCSRLSEMDEEIPLHFTRFHPEYQMTDRPSTPVKTLERAVEAAYRHGLKYVYLGNVPGHRYENTYCPECGGLLIARQGFTVLKNRLSGNRCPRCGCRIPLIGPVKISTALW
- the argH gene encoding argininosuccinate lyase, with amino-acid sequence MSIKVRVFGSLVYEGVYRSRLTKGYGVETAKFVSSLQDDLWLAMEDIDGTEAHDIMLSEQGIITKLELKAILWALEKVRANLLEPNPVLEGGFEDIHEYVESQVISLIGIEKGGRMHTARSRNDQVALDLRMKLRVEIVETIGLILDLMRTLHSRALEEINTLAPLYTHTQHAQAGVLAHYYAYYMEVLGRSCERLLDCYKRVNMSPLGACAVGGTSFPIDRAKTMKLLGFDGLVENSLDAVSSRDFAVEAVACLANLMADLSRMAEDLILWSTWEYGYVELADEYASTSSVMPHKKNPCPLELMRGRAGTVYSALINLLTQIKGTPSGYNRDLQESKIPVKVSFEAAKSSLKVLQGVFSTLKINRDRLREAVEKGFSTAVDLAEALTMRHGISFRESHMIVGRMVMKLANSGKGIRDVKPEDLEKASQEVLGRMIHMSSKELESAIDPSICVSHRRSGGSSAPMEVRRSLKNLRETMSKFEAAHQSLSKNLRKYRETLRKKVAQYLEG
- a CDS encoding ABC transporter ATP-binding protein; protein product: MPDVELIDVTKRYGKVVAVDRISLTVKNREYVTLLGASGCGKTTTLRLIAGLVEPDEGRILIDGRDVTKVPPEDRGVGFVFQNYALFPHMDLWGNTTYGPAVKGWSEEDTEKLAKQMLEMVRLSGREDAYPEELSGGMQQRAALARALSAGTQLLLLDEPLGALDAKLRVILRYELRKLVEDLGLTAIHVTHDQEEAMTISDKIVVMRRGRIEQVGSPEDLYLHPKTPYIANFIGEANFLDGVVVNVGKGETFVEVHGGLMIKAEADGFKIGDRVALAIRPEFMKLEKYSGSDVNVVAGEVERVRFTGGITRFEVRLINDDLITIRTPIESKVRFRLGEKVSVRLNPKRIHIYFYPKEGLMEAIKVE
- a CDS encoding DUF47 family protein produces the protein MRRSLSGWLDRREKARTLSIAKEQMKKALDTVYELEKGLREASQGDHEASRSSIERLFVMEEEVDQLRREVFQRLARVELRTRDREDLLHFVKRMDVMADHVKDSARAVLILLKSKSIPSTIWDGLIKMSKSLVECASSLRMSIERLEDDVKKAEEFSLKVDEWEHKVDDQNLDLRKLLIEGAGKIDPATLITLRDLVFSMEEVADSCADTADYIRVLISGGMGPH
- a CDS encoding ABC transporter permease subunit gives rise to the protein MQTWLTVVKTEPRRWFNSLVLYSSLTAFMFLVLLPTIFLISFTFTRWNEIYLEIFANPHIGNENWIQIQRVLLFSFKLSALTVLFDLIFGVPLAYMLARKRFAGKSLLEDIVTLPLVIPTSGFGFATLITWTTVAGLGGFLGLGSGLINLGYLIPLLKIPFLMFMVHIGLTLPYVVLTVKAKMEEVNPVYETASRTLGAPSFTTFRKILLPLALPGIFSGSVLAFARSLGETGATMVVSGIYSTASIAIVRWVFEFKFAPASFLGCLLILVAWALILPVELLMGSRLRFRGFKKLELGSGLRRVIPRLERTFSKKLNIVKDVASLSILVITVIIPVLVVLNSIIPYWSRDPYTGKVTGGILYQLFGPPNYFKSLVRATVTSFTVASTATYISVCLAVPLAFIIKKHRFGGLIRSVLKIPLIVPTSALGLSVLLLWGPSGLSLLNPGVWLTILTHIVFSVPVIVEPTIAAYEGSQIALFEESARTLGATSYDVAETISLPLVKRGVLAGAVLSFTHSLGETGATFIVMGKDITVPTLVVNMVEALAIPAALFSSAYLIGISLVLLVVFKWISK